Proteins from one Xenopus tropicalis strain Nigerian chromosome 1, UCB_Xtro_10.0, whole genome shotgun sequence genomic window:
- the LOC100485344 gene encoding prostaglandin reductase 1-like produces the protein MSHCRMILSRSWTLVKHFEGAPKLSDFKLKEVELSPLKNGEVLVEAEYFSVDPYMRPYSTRMMNEGDVMMGTQVARVLESKNSAFQAGSFVISNAGWTTHSISNGKELTPLLANWPAHIPRSLALGTLGMPGLTAYFGLREICCAKKGEIVLVNGAAGAVGTIVGQIAKIIGCKVVGSAGSDGKVQYLKEIGFDEVFNYKTVSSLEEALKKASPEGYDCFFDNVGGEFTDVALLQMRKYGRIAVCGAISLYNDTVPRKGPYVHYPLILQELRMEGFTVPRWQNRYNEGLEKLMQWVVEGKLKYREHITKGFDNLPSAFIGMLKGDNTGKAIITAK, from the exons TCATTGCAGGATGATACTTTCCCGCTCATGGACCCTAGTCAAACATTTTGAGGGTGCACCAAAACTATCAGACTTTAAGCTAAAGGAGGTTGAACTAAGTCCGCTAAAGAATGGAG aaGTGTTGGTGGAAGCTGAATATTTTAGTGTGGATCCttacatg AGGCCATACAGTACACGTATGATGAATGAAGGAGATGTCATGATGGGAACTCAGGTTGCCAG GGTTTTGGAAAgtaaaaattcagcatttcaAGCTGGAAGTTTTGTTATTTCAAATGCCGGTTGGACAACTCATTCTATTTCTAATGGCAAAGAGTTAACACCACTGCTTGCCAATTGGCCTGCCCACATTCCCAGATCACTGGCTCTTGGAACATTAGGAATGCCTGG ATTGACTGCTTATTTTGGCCTTCGTGAAATCTGCTGTGCGAAGAAAGGTGAAATTGTGCTGGTCAatggggctgctggggcagtagGAACAATTGTTGGTCAGATTGCAAAAATCATT GGATGCAAGGTTGTTGGCTCTGCGGGATCAGATGGGAAAGTCCAGTATCTGAAGGAAATTGGGTTTGATGAAGTTTTTAACTACAAGACTGTGAGCTCTTTGGAAGAAGCTTTGAAGAAAGCATCTCCTGAGGGCTATGATTGCTTCTTTGACAAT GTTGGAGGTGAGTTTACAGATGTGGCTTTGCTGCAGATGAGGAAGTATGGAAGGATTGCTGTATGTGGGGCTATTTCCCTATACAATGATACAGTACCAAGGAAAG GACCATATGTCCACTACCCTTTAATCTTACAAGAGTTACGCATGGAAGGATTCACCGTGCCACGCTGGCAGAACCGATACAACGAAGGCCTGGAAAAGCTGATGCAGTGGGTTGTTGAG GGGAAGCTGAAGTATCGTGAGCACATCACCAAAGGGTTTGACAACCTGCCATCTGCTTTCATTGGAATGCTTAAAGGAGATAACACTGGGAAAGCCATAATTACTGCTAAATAA